The sequence below is a genomic window from Mytilus edulis chromosome 2, xbMytEdul2.2, whole genome shotgun sequence.
ccttttatagctgactatgtggtataggctttgctcattgtagaagccgtacgttgacctatagttgtaaatgtctgtgtcattttggtctcttgtggatagttgtctcattggcaatcatactacatcttcttttttatattcaaagaaATAAATAGCACACATTATTTAAGTCGTTTTAATTAGTTCGTATGCTGTGCTGTAACACTATTATCACATGCTAAAATCAGGCATGTGTACTGACAAATATATAATGTAGGCACACCCTTTACAAATTTACATGAATTTTGTGTTATGTTTGTTGTTGCTTTTCGTTAGTCTAAATCAACTTTCTGTAACTGTCATTAACATAAATTGCTCTTActataaaaagtaaattcacaaaagtactgaactccgaggaaaattcaaataagaaagtccctaatcaaatgtcaaaatcaaaagctcaaacacatcaaacgatgtgacattcctgacttggtacaggcattttcttatgtagaaattaaaatcgtggattgaacctggttttatagctagctaaacctcccacttgtatgacagttgcatcaaattccattacatagacaacgatgcgtgaacaaaacaaacagacaagaaataaaaatgtcaaaatatacgATAAGGATTCTACTATTTCTTAAAGGATAAATGCTGACCTGCAATTGGTTACATAATCTGTCTTTTTGTGAATAGGTATATCATTGTAAATTACCGCAGTGCTTTGGACGAATGactataacgtgttgttttcattgtcTTACAGCACTGGGTCGATTCCTCTGAAGGTGGACTATCAGTCTGGCTCAATAGTCTATACTTCTGTTCTGATATGACAAAcctttctaaaactgttcgtttATATTCTTTTTAGATCATAAGAAACTAATGTTACAAATCTCTGAAGCAAAGTTAATCTTCGGATGTATGAGATTtgtaacgtgttgttttcattatttgtttgtatataacattttaaatataggGAACTCAAAAGGACATGTTAGGAGCTATACGACTTAAAAGGACTTACATAGTACAACCAAATGCATGATAGGTTAGCTTTGCTAGAtttgcttaccctttcggagcacctccagtttttgatggggttcgtgtctctcgatattttgttttctttgttgtgttttgcatgctgttgtttgtatgtcttttagTTTTGGTCATGgctttatcagtttatttttgacaaatgggtttgaatgtccctctggtactGAGATCATAGGATCTACCTTCATGCTCCTTCGTAATTTTTACTTTTGATATATTTGTCTTTCATATCTACACACAGCCAGTACATTAATCACACATCACAACCAATTTCAATAGATCAAACATTTCgcttaattctttcatagatTAAAATACTTGGTTTTGAAGTTGGCTGTATCTGTATAAACGGGATATCACTTCTCATTTACAACAAAGGTGTTGTTTAAAGTGCCCGTAAATTTAGATACGACCAACGTACACTtataaattcttttaataaaCTTTTTACAGCACAAGGTCATAGTTTTTTCAGATTGTTTATGATGTCTTCTGTTTGATACTTTTGCTTGGGAGAACATGATTTATAAATtggttgtaattggctttgaactaatTTTTATTAATTCAAGTATTCTAAGTTAGGTACGTTGTGCcttttatttaagttgtgttgtgcTAAGAATCAATCAAActattgagttaagccatttctaAAAGTCACCAGTGTCTGAGAAGACAGTTGATgtaccaggggtatgtcaaagaacgcctcgtcctttttctaataaaatgttcatcggaaggtaacaagaccttgttgataaatattccgtatcaacttcacaaattataCACTATGGTCTTGAAGTgttttttataatacattttccttctaattatttgtttacatccttgttttcaaaattccaatagggaacataccttttataattgtataaataaaccaattgtaattggctttgaactaatttttattaattactaatatatatttgtttacagtTTACTATCATGGTGTGTTGTCACCAGGTATCAACATTTTCACTTCTCTACGCGTCTGTCCTTAGTCAGTAGTTGTCTTGGTTGCCGTCTATCATATTTggttgtttttgtttcaaaaaagCATTACTCATTATGTTTTGTTTGATTGTGTTGATTTTTCTCCTTGTAGAAGGGCGGACAGTGACGTAAAATTGCTTATATCCAAGCCTGCTTGTGACTGAcggatagtttttttttcataagcaataataccacatcttattttttctaaatatttactTAATTTGTAGATTATTATGAGGTGAGTATTGTCACAAGCATTCTTCTGAATATTCTTAACCTcgctgatatttttattttgtctatGAATATCTAGAAAACAATTCCGCGCCAGAACCAGGGGCCTTTTTGAACAGCCACTTAAGATGAATATTGTTGTTCGGCGTTGAAGACACCACTGTTACTCTCAGATGAAGAGCAAAAATAATAGAACTGGTTTGTTTTACTTTAGAAGTATAAATTTGGTTAAATAAATAAGTACATTAAACTCCTTTCTTTTGCAACAAAAAGGGATGTCTTCATAACTAATgactattaaacatgttaaagaaataaagaagTTGAGGCAAATACGAACAAGTTGAATTTCGGATTACATAAACAGTATGTCCTACAGTCGCTTTCTATGACAACGTATGTACCATTAACAACGGTAAGCAACCTTTTGCATTGTAACGTTACGTTACATAAATAATCAATGTTAAACCACgcgtttttttttatgaatttagtcattttaatgcaaactgacgaTGTTTTATGTATCTAAAACATTTATGATACTAGTAATTAATACTACTTACAAGTTTGTTAATGTGGTTTCCCATGTTAAATATTCTATAATAACTATTACTTTCAATGGTAAACTGCACTCTTTGTTTTCAAAATCATTAATACAATgactttaaattcattcatttgttttaaatgttaaagACCGTATATCAGATGGCAAAGTTTCATTTAAAAATGACTTATTTCCCTTTCCatatcagttttaaaatttaaatacattcaTGTTACCTTACAAAGTATTATAGAAATACTTCTATTGTCCGACCTTAGGTTTTCAGTGTAAGAGACGCGAATGTGattaattgtaaacatgtttagatgtAGTACATTTATTATCCTATAGAGTTCCATATATTTTTTCTCTGCAACAcagtcttttatttaaaaattcctGTTTACTTCTGATAAGCTTATGTTATCTTTTCCTGTCAAAATGTGACAAATTGTCATTACTTTATACTAGTATCTCATTTTTGATTGGtttcgcgtctggcgtattaaattagaagcctggtacctttgataattattaacaTCACTGGGTCTATGCCagtgctggtggacgtttcgttcccgagggtatcaccaacccagtagtcagcacttcggtgttgacatgaatatcaattataagttcatttttataaattttttgttacaaaaaatttcaaaaaataaggtttttcttatcccaggaatatattaccttagccgtatttggcacaactttttggaattgtgggtcttcaatgctcttcaactttttacttgtttggctttataactattttgatctgagcgtcactgatgagacttatgtggatgaaacgcgcgtctgacgtattaaatcagaagcctggtacctttgataatttttGCCagctattttcatttttgttatttcttttttgttttttcaaatagcTGATATTCTATTTTGCAAACTGTGATGATAATTGTCATCCCCTTCTTATAATTTTTAGCAATGATATATTGTTGTTTCTGTTATAACTATTATTCAAGTTATTTAAGCACACATTTTAACATTAAGATATCTTCCGACACAGCTAATTTTAACATTAAGATATCTTCCGACACAGCTAATTTTAAGGTACTAATGTAGTATCCAACTCCACGACATTTAATCTCAATAGTTTGTCAAATGCACCCAAAAAAGACTAGATGAATGTCAGAACTCGTTCTATATTGTTTTGATGAGTGTTTCGCGTGTCCAGATTTTGAGAATCTGTTCTATGTGGGAAAGTGCGTTGGAAAGGGAAGGGAGTAAACTAAATGgtaattattatatcattattgtGTGTAGTTAATgaatgaacactttttttagcGTTTAAAAAAGTCACAACCAAGTTTATTTTTTAAGTATAATCTAAAAGTCATTTACTACATGAAGTATAAAAGTTTATGATTTCATTAGTTATAATACTAACTGGAACACTTTCACCTCACTCTTATCTCCTTGCGTTATAAGCAAGCGCTCATCATTTACATCAAATGCGATTGCGCGAGGATATGATATCATGTCATGAGATATAAGTGTCTTTACTCTGTCACCTTCAGGCGAAACTACTTGTACACTCTTTGCGTGATTTCTACAAACATACAAATTTTCTTCATTATCGAGAGCAAGACCAGCGGCGTGACCTAAGTCTACACTTGAGTAAGAATAACAATGCTCTGCTGTTTCGATCAGTGTTGTTACAGACCCACGTCTTTCGTCAGCAACGTAAATCATAGTACCTTTCCCGTTAGCAGTTATATAAATAGGCCGGGAAAATAGCTGTGACCCGTCGTCATCATATGCAACTGATGCTAGTTCTTTTCCATCAGTATCCAGGATTTTCAGTGATGGCGGTAATCCATCGTAGGCTAAAGTGAAAAATTTACCACGGACATATGTCAATCCATAACATGCTTCGCTTGTGATGAAATAATCTCCAAGAGAAAACCCGACGTCGCTGACATTTAGAATTTGGATTGCTCGCTCTTCCGGAAGTGTCACTGCAATTTCGGAAGGGCTAATGGTTGTCACATCCCATGGTTTAGAGTTGAATTTTATACTGTTGAGTTGTCGATAATTCTTTGCAAATAGTTTAACTTTTCTGTTCTGTCTATCAACTAAAACTAGCCGACCATCTGAAAGAAACGCAGCGCCAGTAAACCAACTATCATTTACCTCATCATGTTCATGCGCACTGAAGGTTTTTACCATCTCTGAACGTTTTCCACGCAAGGAAAGAGTAGACTTATTAAGATTCGAATGGGTATTATTCTGTTCAACGGAAATCACATTTGGAAATGGTGGTAATTTTGACGGGGAGTACCGCACGGATATTTTACccatttcttttacttttgttTGCATAATTTCTATAGCATGACCCACTTCAAACAAATATTGACAATCCTGGACTTGAGACCTCAGTTTTCCCATGGCGTCCTCATACCAAATACATTGCGTTCTAATGGATTCCATCATATGTAGAAGTCTAGAATCGGAAGCATGTACTTCAGCCACATTCATTAACTTGTGAGCGTTAGATACAGCTGAAAGCATTCGTTTACTTATGTCCATCTCTATCTGTAATTTCTTAACTTCTGCGTTGTGGATTTGACTGATATCTCGTTTCAGATTCTTTTCAAGTTTATCCAGAATATTGATGATGTTGATACGTATCGATGCAAAATTTTCAAGAAGTCGGGTTTTTTCTTCTTCCAAGTACATCAGGTGGTTTGATCGATCACCAATCATTCCGTCTATGTTGTTTTCGTATTGCTCTAAAGTTTTGTTGAGAAAATCTGGCTCTTTCTCTAATTTACTTTTCTTAACCGCATCAGAAATCGAAATAACTCTGTCACATCTTCGGTGCTCCTCTGCAATACAATTTGGACAACAAAGTTCTTTATCTAACACACAGAATAAATCAAGTGTTTTTCCGGAATGTTTGTTGCATTCTTCCTGAAGATCTTTCAATAATTCCATTTCTTTCATAAACTCCTCCTTTAGAAGTACTGTATGGTCCATAGATATGCGCATTCCTTTATGGACTTTGGCACAATTCTGACAGAGGCCATCGCGACATTCTTTACACCAAGACAATATCGCCGTTGTATCGCCATTTCTAGAACACGGACCGCAGGTTTTCTCACCTCTTCTTAATAATTCTATATCCAATAAATCCATTAGAAAATGATTGACCGGAAATCCCTCTATCCATTTGTTTGGAGTATGTGTACTCTTTAGTTGTATGTTCTTTTTACACTGATGACATTCATACTCTCTGGATTTTCTGCTGTCgtctttcttttcattttttcgtGAAATGAATTCGTTAATGTTTGTTGCCAAACAATTTTCGCAGTACGAATGCAAGCACGGCAAAGTTCTTGGTGTGTTTAGCCATTTTGAACAAATTCCACAAATCAAGATAGTTTCGTCAAATTTTCGATGGATCAAATTTGATTTTTCCATAATCACAGTTTTGGATCGGACTGTAGATTTCGATGGACTGTCTCTCCCTTTCGTATTTGACATAATGAGAATTTTCCGCTGAATTTAATAGGTTGTTTTACAcataagtttttgaaatttgaagtaGATAGATCGAATTCACTTCTCAATGGTACAAAGCTATTCTTTCGAAGCAAAAAGAAATAAACGAAATTTGAAATGGAAATGATTTCTTTTTGACGGTTGGCTCGGttaatgtgaaaaatttaaatATCCAAATGAATAACTTAATCATTTCACAGGCATACAATGAAGTGAATAGTGAGTGATGCttgtatttattgaatatttgaattctattaattttaaagtttgttgaTAAGGTAAATAGCAACGGTGAATGGTTTTTAAATCGAATTGAAAAATTGAAGTTTCAATTGTAATGATATATGTAAGGAATGTATAGAAATTTCCGTTTATACAGATTTAAATAAAACTTGTTTCTTGTGATGTTAACAAGTACTTTACTAAAATCAAAAGGCAGTTGATCAAATtaactcaaattaaaaatataaaggcGTTGAATTGAATTATCCCTCAAATGATTACCATGGTGTTTAGTCATATCAATCAGTATTAatttcttaaaagaaaaatgaaagatCTTGTGAAGTGCAAAGAATTAAAACTTTATAAGGGTTGTAATGGCAAGAATTTAATAGAGCTCAAATCGGAATGcaacaaaaatgttttaacaatgaAGTCTCGTATACTACTGGCACATTGATAACGGTATTATTTGTTTAgttaaaaaatcatcaacagaAACAACCAAGGAAACAACTTAGTTGTACTTTATTAAGAGCCAGGCTTTCAGTGTTAACAATGGTCATACTATACATCACATTCTGTAAATCTTCGAAGACCACATGTAACTTTTGTTAACTTCTTTTAATGTACTTGCATGGGGTTTTTTGgggtttatttttgtttgtggttggttttgtttgggttttttttttggggggggggggtgaatttTTGGATAGTTGTAGTCAGACGTTGTagtttatgtacatatacttttttctgaagaaaattctttaatttgttcatatttagaagaagtttactttatttgaattgcttcCCAGGAAGCAATTCTccgatatattttccgtatgcaaagtgacatCAGCGTGACCCACACGTAAAAATCCGGtaatcgcaatacgcatggatctgtcctTAAAATAagctattatctgattgtacatgttaaacaagTGCTCAATATCCAAGTTtaattgttgattgtttactataaggtgtcAATTGGTAAACTTCGGCTTCTAAACACGATATTTAAGTAGCTGCCATATTATCACATCATGACAGACACAGAGAGAAAAAATATGACGATCAAAAGATACGGTTGcgcaaaatattataaaatcgtgcacagaagactaagtttatgttatatgcatgcattggttcaagacttttggataaacattattgttcaccggtcactcgtttcttatgactttaaagatAAGAATGTATGTAATTTTACCGAGTTCCGTATTTTATCGCTTGACTACTCTTTGaatcacagaaataaataatatttagtgggttttgttggtattttttaaatataatgtatgGATAAATGCAGTCATTCGATATAATCATCAACATGGTGTTACACATATAAAACATCAGAAACACAAGTAAaatattgtaaacattttaaaactgcctACAACGTTGATTTAAAACCACAGAATTAAGTTGGACAAAACATGGAACGAATGATTACATGGATAACACATcataaaatcacaaatattttgttattttcctgCATAAAAGTCAATGTTaatgatattattaatttttttttatttctcatggAAATTGCAGCTGTAAGGgttaatatgaaagttttatagGATTTACGAGTCAGGACATTAATAATAAGCAcgatttatatctattttgatgagattaaaatatatttaaggcCGATTTTTGCGTATTTCATGTGCATACAGTGTCAGAGTAACACatttcagatgatttttttgctattttctgatcgccttgatatcgaCATAAGGGACTTTCTTAGAACGATAATAATaactctaacgaaaaatcgtagcttctttattaCCATTTtttctacaaactaaattcaataaGCGTACATGAAGTTCATGtccatcctgttaccgctacttaaatcaacCGTTCAATTGTTCTCCTATTGAACTAGTCAGTAAACACAGCACGGTTATTGCTTAACAGTGAAGATAAcagaaatttcaaaacatttagtaAACAAAAATTGGGGGTACTTTTTtgtcatgtctatgctgttaccaacatATTGATTAATTGCATCAATGTTATACTAAAAATAAAGCAATTTAACGTGTTGTAAACCAAAATCACAGCAGAAAAACATCACTTCatcaaagggagtagttatttcataACCATGTTAtagaacaacatataaaaaaggTCTTAATCTTTACAATTTAGCATTTACAGGTGCAATACTGCTAacagagccgtggtgtagtggttagtgcatcggactactaacacaaaggttcctggttcaattcccgtttgggatgaaaatttcaggaactcaattttcggctctcccttgacaccatttgcgagtatggtcttgaggaaacgatgatagtccgtcggaaggggacgataaatggctgaaccgtgttaagagagagccatatctcttgcacgttaaagacacccttgtagatttcgaaaaagagtaggctaatgccgctacaaggcagcactcgcacccgcaaagtggaaaggattaatataagttgcaaaacttgtttcccaatccactataaataaatatgtttaaactaacggTAACAGGTTAGACAAAAagggtaacaggaaagaacttaatatagtgatatatcattaacgtacgttcctgtttccaacaaaataaagacaaaaaataaaccaACATGTGAGGGATccgatttacttgatgttgggtttatttgaaagaaagAGAAAATGCGGAACATTATATATTGCTGTCATAGACTTGCATTTCTGGTTGTTATTTTTATaacctttgaaataaaattgagaaaggaaaaggggaatgtgtcaaagcgacaaaaacctgaccatagagcagacaacagccgaaggggtcttcaatgtagcgagaattcccgcacccgtaggtgtccttcagctggcccctaaaaatatgtatagtgataatggacgtcatactaaactccgaattatacacaagaaactaaaatcaaaaatcatacaagactaacacacacaaaggccagaggctcggcctgacttgggacaggcgcaaaattgcggcggggttaaacatgtttctgagatctcaaccctaAACCAATTTTTAAAGGCATTTTTAAGTACAACATGGAAAATTGGCAAACAATCTATTATTtcacagaatgaatatatatatagaagtttttACTCTTGAAAACCATCTTATTGGCTAAGAAAAACAAACTTCAATTTTTAACGAAACCTTTTCCAAATAACCCCAAAATTTATTCTGAACATGGTAACAGGAGAGACAATATATTGCACCCCCTATCAAAAAAATGTTTCGAAACATTCTTGTATGACATATTCAAGATTGCATCTTTGTATAATTATGTTGttctattacatgtataagtattgtttgtttttatttgctaGTGATGAGGGTTGTTTGAAAAGGTAACTTTAAATCAATCTTGCAAtaccaaaatttgaatttttttaaagtgAACAATATGATAAGATAGgcgatatatttctttttaacaaaaaaggACTTTTAATAGGTGTCCAAAATGTAAGCAATACTATAAAATGAATTAGTACTGTACGTGAcacacacaaattaaaaaaaaatgattaggGTAATTGAAgttcattttaacaaaaaaatacgtAAACACGCTAAAACAAAGTAGCATGAAAACAAtgtcattgaaaaaaatatacaaatatgatatGGATGTTTAAGTTGACTTTTTTTAAATCCGGGTTCCTTACGGATACTGTAGTATTTGTTTTAGTATTTTCGGAAATGAAACCCGTTAACGGATCAAATTTACAATCGCCATCATGGCAGACGAATTCGGCGATTGTTCGCAAGAAGATATAAAAGATTTATTCGAGGGTGCATCGAAGTATCTTCGACACGTTGCTGGATCTCAGAATGGCGATAATctattatatttttatgcccgATACAAACAGGTGCTAAATTATATGGTTAATCAAAAAACGTACAAAACATTCGGAAAAAATGGTTCAAAACAAAAGCTGAAAACTGATTTATATTCCATGAAACATAAAGTGACAGTTTTCATCACTTGTCttacaataaaatgtataaaggaaatggggaatgtgtcaaagctacAACaactgaccatagagcagacaacagctgaaggccaccaatgggtcttcaatgtagcaagaaactcccgcacccgtaggcgtccttcagctggctcctttaagccttaaaaaatatgtatactagtacagtgataatggatgtcatacttaactttgaaatatacacaagaaactaaaattaaaatcatacaagactaacaaaggccagaggctcctgacttgggacatgcgcaaaattgcggcggggttaaacatgtttatgagatttcaaccctccccttatacctctagccaatgtagaaaagtaaaagcataacaataagcacattaaaattcagttcaagagaagtcagagtctgatgtcagaagacgtaacaaaagaaaataaataaaatgacaataatacataaataacaacagactactagcagttaactgacatgccagctccagacctcaattaaactgattgaaagattatgtcttatcgggcacaatccctcccgttaggggttaagaattatactatcataaaatatattagaagaacataacctgtgtcatgccaacaactgtttttttttttaaataaatgtgtttagttccaatgcaaagaccctataagtgaatcaatattaaactttaacatgtttaaagccaaaatatgcaatcttcaatgacctgacaacagtattgtaatgTTGTTTTTAGCTATCCCTTTATAGACAGTAAGGTTGACGCATCTCTATGATCTTCTGAGAAATGGGACTCAGCCCCAAATTTTTGTATTACATATGATCATCAGATGTTATATGATTCCACAGTTGTCTATCCCACTGAATTATGTGATGGTTAACACGAATGTCCAAATGACACCATCATTATCTGGATGAGACTTGGAATGACTGAATGTCACTGTCATTATCCATGACACTTGAAATGACTGAATGACacctgaaattttaattttagccagggtttcccctgggtcaattatatttttcgccacctctttcgccaaatcAATATACTTTTCgccactttatttttttttcaccaaGTAACcatgtaacataaatatatttttcgtttaaaattttcctttttttctagcCCCTCTTAAATAAGATGCGTTTGCCCCATTGTTGTCTATAATTATTCTCTGAAACTTATCTTAGAGTCTACattgtaatgaataaacactaagcATTTAATTCTAAAAAGAAGGAACTTTTTTTAAACCTAAAAGCAGGaaatatcattatattttgaacaacttttctaaaagaggagGCCACTTACTTTtgataataaagaagatatcagtcccggaatataacaaaattcttagacatgttttgaccatataataccgGAAAGATGTACAGTTCTTTGGGAAAGTGtcttcaaaagaaaaaataggTGCCCTTTTGGTCTAAGCAGTggattttacaacaaaacaaaagcttttatcacttgaaattgatccctcatttaagGTGTAGTCAATACATTGAAGGGTAACTCCTCTTCGAGGAGCAGTTCCCAACCTTTTGAATAGATATCttcataacaacagttttcttttcaagaccatcataaatgaaaaagttgagacgtaaaactatgcttgaaacacgttaTGTCACTCAAACCACTTTAAAGTACTCTCTCCaatcaattatctatatcaaagtcaaaggataaagttttaaatcggagatttttcttgcttttaaacatatttcgtcataacaacagttttcttttctggactatcATTATTACATCAAAAGTTTGCTTCGAACACCTGTGTC
It includes:
- the LOC139513027 gene encoding E3 ubiquitin-protein ligase TRIM33-like: MSNTKGRDSPSKSTVRSKTVIMEKSNLIHRKFDETILICGICSKWLNTPRTLPCLHSYCENCLATNINEFISRKNEKKDDSRKSREYECHQCKKNIQLKSTHTPNKWIEGFPVNHFLMDLLDIELLRRGEKTCGPCSRNGDTTAILSWCKECRDGLCQNCAKVHKGMRISMDHTVLLKEEFMKEMELLKDLQEECNKHSGKTLDLFCVLDKELCCPNCIAEEHRRCDRVISISDAVKKSKLEKEPDFLNKTLEQYENNIDGMIGDRSNHLMYLEEEKTRLLENFASIRINIINILDKLEKNLKRDISQIHNAEVKKLQIEMDISKRMLSAVSNAHKLMNVAEVHASDSRLLHMMESIRTQCIWYEDAMGKLRSQVQDCQYLFEVGHAIEIMQTKVKEMGKISVRYSPSKLPPFPNVISVEQNNTHSNLNKSTLSLRGKRSEMVKTFSAHEHDEVNDSWFTGAAFLSDGRLVLVDRQNRKVKLFAKNYRQLNSIKFNSKPWDVTTISPSEIAVTLPEERAIQILNVSDVGFSLGDYFITSEACYGLTYVRGKFFTLAYDGLPPSLKILDTDGKELASVAYDDDGSQLFSRPIYITANGKGTMIYVADERRGSVTTLIETAEHCYSYSSVDLGHAAGLALDNEENLYVCRNHAKSVQVVSPEGDRVKTLISHDMISYPRAIAFDVNDERLLITQGDKSEVKVFQLVL